The following are encoded in a window of Flavobacterium psychrotrophum genomic DNA:
- a CDS encoding fumarylacetoacetate hydrolase family protein, which yields MKLIRFGAPGQEKPGVIIKDKRYDVSHLVADYNEAFFTGDGIEQLKNKISNGNLPEVSADERLGAPLARPSKIICVGLNYKDHAAETNAPIPTEPILFFKSTTAIVGPDDDLIIPKNSTKTDWEVELAIVIGKKASYIDEQDALNHVAGYTLHNDYSERAFQLERNGQWVKGKSCDTFAPIGPFIATPDEIEDVHNLRLWLKVNDKVLQDGNTSNLIFDVPFIVSYISQFMTLLPGDVISTGTPAGVGLGQKPEPWYLNPGDIVALGIDGLGSSTQHVKEYQP from the coding sequence ATGAAACTAATACGATTTGGAGCCCCGGGGCAGGAAAAACCCGGTGTTATTATAAAAGATAAACGCTACGATGTATCTCACCTGGTAGCCGATTACAACGAAGCTTTTTTTACCGGCGATGGTATTGAACAGCTTAAAAATAAAATATCAAATGGCAATCTGCCCGAAGTTTCAGCTGATGAAAGGCTTGGCGCACCACTGGCACGTCCGTCAAAAATTATATGTGTAGGCCTTAACTATAAAGACCACGCCGCCGAAACCAATGCCCCAATACCTACGGAACCTATATTGTTTTTTAAGTCTACCACAGCAATTGTGGGCCCTGATGATGACTTGATTATCCCTAAAAACAGCACTAAAACGGACTGGGAGGTAGAACTTGCAATTGTTATTGGCAAAAAGGCAAGTTATATTGATGAGCAAGATGCACTTAATCACGTAGCCGGATATACCCTGCACAATGATTATAGCGAAAGGGCTTTTCAGCTGGAGCGCAATGGCCAGTGGGTAAAAGGTAAAAGTTGCGATACATTTGCCCCAATAGGCCCCTTTATTGCCACACCCGATGAAATTGAAGATGTACACAACCTGAGGCTTTGGCTTAAGGTAAATGATAAAGTACTACAGGATGGCAACACCTCAAACCTCATCTTTGACGTTCCGTTTATAGTAAGCTATATCAGCCAGTTCATGACGCTGCTTCCGGGCGATGTTATATCTACAGGTACACCCGCAGGCGTAGGCTTAGGCCAAAAACCCGAACCATGGTACTTAAACCCGGGCGACATAGTGGCTTTGGGCATAGATGGCCTTGGCAGCAGTACCCAACATGTAAAGGAGTATCAACCATGA
- a CDS encoding SDR family NAD(P)-dependent oxidoreductase, with protein MFRLDNKIAVVTGGGSGIGQAIAVLLAKQGAEVYIFEISAENAAATLSQIEAFGGKAFIRVCDVADQQEVLAAFKAIGPVNILVNNAGIAHIGKADTTPEDDFDRVMRVNVKGVYNTLYAAIPQLRLAGGGVIINMASIAALVGIPHRFAYSTAKGAVKAMTMSVAKDYIGENIRCNSISPARVHTPFVDGFLQKNYPDNIAEMFDKLSKTQPIGRMAKPDEVASLALYLCSNEAAFITGVDYPIDGGFTTLNN; from the coding sequence ATGTTTAGATTAGATAATAAAATAGCGGTAGTAACCGGGGGTGGCAGCGGCATTGGCCAGGCTATAGCCGTACTACTCGCTAAGCAGGGTGCCGAAGTTTATATATTCGAGATCAGTGCAGAAAATGCAGCCGCAACACTCTCTCAAATAGAGGCTTTTGGCGGTAAAGCATTCATCAGGGTTTGCGATGTTGCAGACCAGCAGGAAGTCCTGGCGGCTTTTAAAGCCATAGGCCCTGTAAATATATTAGTAAACAACGCAGGCATAGCCCACATTGGCAAGGCAGATACAACACCCGAAGATGATTTTGACAGGGTAATGCGTGTTAATGTAAAAGGTGTTTATAATACTTTGTATGCCGCAATACCGCAGTTAAGGCTTGCAGGCGGCGGTGTTATTATAAATATGGCTTCTATTGCCGCACTGGTAGGTATACCGCACCGTTTTGCATACAGCACTGCTAAGGGTGCAGTTAAGGCCATGACCATGAGCGTGGCAAAAGATTATATAGGCGAAAACATAAGGTGCAACTCTATTTCCCCGGCGCGGGTGCATACCCCGTTTGTAGATGGTTTCCTTCAAAAAAATTATCCTGATAATATAGCTGAGATGTTTGATAAACTTTCTAAAACCCAGCCTATAGGCCGCATGGCAAAACCTGATGAGGTAGCATCTCTCGCACTATATTTATGTAGTAATGAGGCGGCATTTATTACGGGTGTAGATTATCCTATAGATGGTGGTTTTACTACCCTAAACAATTAA